The Aptenodytes patagonicus unplaced genomic scaffold, bAptPat1.pri.cur scaffold_69, whole genome shotgun sequence genome window below encodes:
- the ASB10 gene encoding ankyrin repeat and SOCS box protein 10 isoform X1, protein MGCTFPFSSATQRLLQLDEEQLDQWKYSWRIRPQYHHSEHSLSPVGQGCQNSRLEPLECRDLLVQNALFTGDLEMVQKYFTKSAAINLIIETKGDELRWTSRKFGLWSLSYEQELTTPLHITASRGYTDCLQLLLLRGAAVNFAPGGKTALHEACAAASTDCVRLLLSFGADPEAVSEDGYKPLHLCKSPDSIECVQQLLQHGANVNSRTEEEDDTALHVAARHGLTDHVQLLLHYGAELEAKNEEGQTPLNAACAQPHQPQDMDRYYRVCQLLVESGASINAADRDRQHPLHLACKNANAQVAELLLAWGANVNVMNYSGNTALHNILQATAYKLEHHPELVVRALLNYGAIRIWPGSLLKVLQYCHTCPRVIEALMNSYDHVRVTEDWVEAVPAEVVQKYPHFYQSLFSLEQRPRSLQHLARCTLRTFLEGRLLLVLSQLHLPSALHRFLLLSFEDILY, encoded by the exons ATGGGCTGCACCTTTCCGTTCAGCTCTGCCACACAACGCTTGCTGCAGCTGGATGAGGAGCAGCTGGATCAGTGGAAGTACTCTTGGCGTATAAGGCCCCAGTACCACCACAGCGAGCACAGCCTGAGCCCAGTTGGCCAGGGATGCCAGAACAGCCGTTTGGAGCCACTGGAGTGCCGGGATCTGCTCGTCCAGAATGCGCTCTTCACTGGGGACCTGGAGATGGTGCAGAAGTACTTCACCAAGAGTGCAGCCATCAATCTCATCATTGAGACAAAGGGAGATGAGCTGCGCTGGACTAGCAGGAAATTTG GACTGTGGTCTCTGAGCTATGAGCAGGAGCTCACCACGCCGCTGCACATCACAGCCAGCCGGGGCTACACAgactgcctgcagctcctgctgctcaggGGTGCTGCCGTCAACTTTGCACCAGGGGGTAAGACTGCCCTGCATGAGGCTTGTGCAGCAGCCAGTACAGACTGCGTGCGCCTGCTGCTCAGCTTTGGTGCTGACCCTGAGGCTGTCTCTGAGGATGGCTATAAGCCCCTGCATCTCTGCAAGAGCCCAGACTCCATCGA GTGtgtccagcagctgctgcagcatggcGCCAATGTGAACAGTCggacagaggaggaagatgaCACAGCACTGCACGTAGCAGCACGGCATGGCCTAACAGACCATGTCCAGCTGCTTCTGCACtatggggcagagctggaggcaaaGAATGAGGAAGGGCAGACACCACTGAATGCTGCTTGTGCTCAGCCCCATCAACCCCAGGACATGGACCGCTACTACCGGGTCTGCCAGCTGCTGGTGGAGAGTGGTGCTAGCATCAATGCTGCAGATAGGGACCGTCAGCACCCACTTCACCTGGCCTGCAAGAATGCCAATGCTCAAGTAGCAGAGTTACTGCTGGCCTGGGGTGCAAATGTCAATGTCATGAACTACAGTGGCAATACGGCACTGCACAATATCCTGCAAGCAACTGCCTACAAGCTAGAGCACCACCCAGAGCTTGTGGTGCGAGCCCTGCTCAACTACGGTGCCATTCGCATCTGGCCTGGCTCTCTCCTCAAG GTGCTGCAGTACTGCCATACCTGCCCGCGTGTCATCGAGGCCCTGATGAACAGCTATGATCACGTGCGCGTCACTGAGGACTGGGTGGAAGCAGTTCCCGCAGAGGTTGTACAG AAATACCCACATTTCTACCAGTCACTTTTCTCCCTGGAGCAAAGACCTCGCTCCTTGCAGCACCTGGCTCGCTGCACACTCAGGACCTTCCTGGAGGGCCGGTTGCTTCTGGTCCTGTCTCAGCTGCACCTGCCAAGTGCCTTGCACcgtttcctgctgctcagcttcGAGGACATCCTCTACTAA
- the ASB10 gene encoding ankyrin repeat and SOCS box protein 10 isoform X2, whose product MGCTFPFSSATQRLLQLDEEQLDQWKYSWRIRPQYHHSEHSLSPVGQGCQNSRLEPLECRDLLVQNALFTGDLEMVQKYFTKSAAINLIIETKGDELRWTSRKFGLWSLSYEQELTTPLHITASRGYTDCLQLLLLRGAAVNFAPGGKTALHEACAAASTDCVRLLLSFGADPEAVSEDGYKPLHLCKSPDSIECVQQLLQHGANVNSRTEEEDDTALHVAARHGLTDHVQLLLHYGAELEAKNEEGQTPLNAACAQPHQPQDMDRYYRVCQLLVESGASINAADRDRQHPLHLACKNANAQVAELLLAWGANVNVMNYSGNTALHNILQATAYKLEHHPELVVRALLNYGAIRIWPGSLLKVLQYCHTCPRVIEALMNSYDHVRVTEDWVEAVPAEVVQNQRSPAAKALVGPDLPEMVQAEMCRNKHATHCP is encoded by the exons ATGGGCTGCACCTTTCCGTTCAGCTCTGCCACACAACGCTTGCTGCAGCTGGATGAGGAGCAGCTGGATCAGTGGAAGTACTCTTGGCGTATAAGGCCCCAGTACCACCACAGCGAGCACAGCCTGAGCCCAGTTGGCCAGGGATGCCAGAACAGCCGTTTGGAGCCACTGGAGTGCCGGGATCTGCTCGTCCAGAATGCGCTCTTCACTGGGGACCTGGAGATGGTGCAGAAGTACTTCACCAAGAGTGCAGCCATCAATCTCATCATTGAGACAAAGGGAGATGAGCTGCGCTGGACTAGCAGGAAATTTG GACTGTGGTCTCTGAGCTATGAGCAGGAGCTCACCACGCCGCTGCACATCACAGCCAGCCGGGGCTACACAgactgcctgcagctcctgctgctcaggGGTGCTGCCGTCAACTTTGCACCAGGGGGTAAGACTGCCCTGCATGAGGCTTGTGCAGCAGCCAGTACAGACTGCGTGCGCCTGCTGCTCAGCTTTGGTGCTGACCCTGAGGCTGTCTCTGAGGATGGCTATAAGCCCCTGCATCTCTGCAAGAGCCCAGACTCCATCGA GTGtgtccagcagctgctgcagcatggcGCCAATGTGAACAGTCggacagaggaggaagatgaCACAGCACTGCACGTAGCAGCACGGCATGGCCTAACAGACCATGTCCAGCTGCTTCTGCACtatggggcagagctggaggcaaaGAATGAGGAAGGGCAGACACCACTGAATGCTGCTTGTGCTCAGCCCCATCAACCCCAGGACATGGACCGCTACTACCGGGTCTGCCAGCTGCTGGTGGAGAGTGGTGCTAGCATCAATGCTGCAGATAGGGACCGTCAGCACCCACTTCACCTGGCCTGCAAGAATGCCAATGCTCAAGTAGCAGAGTTACTGCTGGCCTGGGGTGCAAATGTCAATGTCATGAACTACAGTGGCAATACGGCACTGCACAATATCCTGCAAGCAACTGCCTACAAGCTAGAGCACCACCCAGAGCTTGTGGTGCGAGCCCTGCTCAACTACGGTGCCATTCGCATCTGGCCTGGCTCTCTCCTCAAG GTGCTGCAGTACTGCCATACCTGCCCGCGTGTCATCGAGGCCCTGATGAACAGCTATGATCACGTGCGCGTCACTGAGGACTGGGTGGAAGCAGTTCCCGCAGAGGTTGTACAG